Proteins from a genomic interval of Anatilimnocola floriformis:
- a CDS encoding OmpA/MotB family protein: MAGGGGAWKVAYADFVTAMMAFFMVMWLVGQKEDLKEAVAHHFNHPFEAFPEEPNDDATGAGGPRSGKAGKKHSGFAHRLSPTNSPTDPEARKPKMLTMREGQRTGIGTLIFFNHASTKLNDEAEERLNLLLPRIKGMPQKIEIRGHASRRPLPAASEFDDAWQLSYARALATMKYLEEGGVSLENMRLSQGGSYEPYTTQVKEEQKYDPNDRVEIMMLSEFANDFKGTSAERAAEAGEEKPPAAAPAGH; this comes from the coding sequence ATGGCTGGTGGCGGTGGTGCATGGAAAGTTGCCTACGCGGACTTCGTGACCGCGATGATGGCGTTTTTCATGGTGATGTGGCTCGTCGGTCAAAAGGAAGACTTGAAGGAAGCCGTCGCGCATCACTTCAATCATCCCTTTGAAGCCTTTCCAGAAGAGCCCAACGACGATGCGACCGGCGCCGGCGGCCCGCGTTCGGGTAAGGCTGGCAAAAAGCATTCTGGTTTTGCCCATCGCCTTTCGCCGACGAACAGTCCGACCGATCCCGAAGCGCGCAAACCGAAGATGCTCACTATGCGTGAAGGACAACGGACCGGCATCGGCACGTTGATTTTCTTCAATCACGCATCGACCAAGCTGAACGACGAAGCCGAAGAGCGGCTCAATCTGCTGTTGCCGCGAATCAAAGGCATGCCGCAGAAAATCGAGATTCGAGGGCATGCTTCCCGCCGACCGTTGCCGGCTGCAAGCGAGTTCGACGATGCCTGGCAACTTTCGTATGCCCGCGCGCTGGCCACGATGAAGTATCTCGAGGAAGGTGGCGTGTCGCTGGAAAATATGCGACTAAGTCAGGGCGGTTCGTACGAGCCCTACACCACTCAGGTGAAGGAAGAGCAGAAGTACGATCCCAATGATCGCGTCGAAATCATGATGCTCAGCGAGTTCGCCAACGATTTTAAGGGGACAAGCGCGGAACGCGCGGCTGAAGCTGGCGAAGAGAAACCGCCCGCCGCTGCGCCTGCGGGACATTAG
- a CDS encoding CHAT domain-containing protein, with protein sequence MWRTTLLLAVLSYFALPAAARADDNDILQALLPFEDRVNEAKRLGREADIRAALPRMEELVRQLGDSRKRLELLEWVGELAFEIWDMKRAESCYGAARKIAEHELGAEHSATARLSVSQACALNNLNRYPEAIKLSNGALQVMPQKDSPDLSFAYHVLSYAEMGLGKYDEAIEHAKLPIAVMERLEGANSTTAGIRMLNLIQAYHSAGDFANAISTAQRSVAILEKTSTPHLIDARRLLAHNLFHVGRRSEAEAAMRALLALIEKRSGPDSRGMGLVLSNLAQLYEEEGRLGEAEVMHRRVIAISKKLDLGEATNSQIGLANILSGSNRIAEARELIAEAQREIIGLFGKKHPEYASTLKALAHVERMDKNYDQATALLREAIDIYSKWDRGVESLFHATARMSLAGLLLNSKKPAEAEEQCLVAQQLVVSRLGKLHVEYANILQFRAEIALAQGKDEAALDLVDDALQIHESTRASPKSMLDAYFLRARIHRKEGNKSEALADLRKAINSAEEVRVRSAGAEHERADAFEESLEVFECMLTWQFEQGAAADLDECLTVIDRCRARSLIDELNCSGSDLFAARSPEEKKQFADRTSQLQSEIARLEKQLTPSLSQQEQETIAAKISATRDQLYALHREARTSSEVYRRLLSASTSTTHLRQFQRTLRDQKGLALVFFAGETHSYILCIDGSSAELHELKLDETQAQALGTKAGILHHEAIQKVMLGSAANKYRDGMLFKLQNRKEASGLYADLRVLWDVLVPAKYREKLLTNGYESWVVVPDGAICLCPFEALVTDNEGEVKFALDSCPPITYTPSINVFTTLRRNAAAMTKAASPAVLSVSRPQTSALTAMVASSRGSSLTAGERFRSAGGQLADLPHTELESNWLCQWLGKVGFAATKLTGPQATEDAVRKSIVGKQLIHFACHGLVDNRNGNFFGALALAKPADGSVGTSDGYLTLAEIYSLDLSQCELALLSACQTNAGPTQRAEGVWSLSRGFLGAGSKRVVANNWLVDDKASAVLLSYFAADVAKDWQKSEFSYGVCLRDAKRSLRKQSEFEHPYFWAPLVLIGAN encoded by the coding sequence ATGTGGCGAACAACACTCCTGCTTGCTGTGCTTAGCTATTTTGCTCTGCCCGCCGCAGCCCGCGCTGATGACAACGATATTCTGCAAGCTCTCCTGCCGTTCGAGGACCGTGTCAACGAGGCCAAACGCCTCGGCCGCGAAGCGGACATCCGGGCGGCCTTGCCGCGGATGGAAGAGCTCGTGCGCCAGCTCGGCGATTCGCGAAAACGACTGGAACTGCTGGAATGGGTCGGGGAGCTGGCGTTTGAAATCTGGGACATGAAGCGAGCCGAGTCCTGCTACGGCGCTGCCCGCAAGATCGCCGAGCACGAACTAGGTGCCGAGCATTCCGCGACGGCTCGCCTGTCAGTTTCACAAGCCTGCGCCCTGAACAATTTGAATCGCTATCCCGAGGCGATCAAACTGAGCAACGGCGCGCTCCAGGTCATGCCGCAGAAAGATTCTCCAGACCTGAGCTTCGCCTATCACGTGCTGAGCTATGCCGAGATGGGCCTCGGCAAATACGACGAGGCAATCGAGCACGCCAAGCTACCCATCGCGGTGATGGAACGGCTCGAAGGAGCCAACTCCACGACCGCGGGCATTCGCATGCTGAATCTGATTCAGGCCTATCACTCGGCTGGAGATTTTGCGAATGCGATCTCGACAGCCCAGCGGTCGGTGGCAATCTTGGAGAAAACCTCCACTCCGCACTTGATCGATGCTCGGCGGCTGCTGGCCCACAACTTGTTTCACGTCGGCCGTCGTTCCGAAGCCGAAGCCGCGATGCGTGCCTTGCTCGCGCTGATCGAAAAGCGCTCGGGTCCCGACAGCCGCGGCATGGGCCTGGTCCTTAGTAACCTCGCGCAGCTCTACGAAGAAGAAGGACGCTTGGGCGAAGCCGAAGTGATGCATCGCCGGGTGATTGCCATTTCTAAAAAACTCGATCTCGGCGAAGCCACCAACTCTCAGATTGGCTTGGCCAACATCTTGTCTGGCTCCAATCGCATTGCCGAAGCCCGCGAGTTGATCGCCGAAGCTCAGCGCGAAATCATCGGCCTGTTTGGTAAGAAACATCCCGAATATGCCAGTACGCTGAAGGCCCTCGCTCACGTCGAGCGCATGGACAAAAACTACGATCAGGCAACGGCTCTGCTGCGTGAGGCGATCGACATCTATTCGAAATGGGATCGTGGCGTGGAATCGCTCTTTCATGCCACGGCCCGCATGTCTCTGGCCGGCCTGCTCCTCAACAGCAAGAAGCCCGCCGAAGCCGAAGAACAATGCCTCGTCGCGCAGCAGCTCGTTGTTTCCCGGCTCGGAAAGTTGCACGTCGAGTATGCGAACATTCTGCAGTTCCGCGCCGAAATCGCCCTCGCGCAGGGCAAAGACGAAGCCGCGCTCGATCTGGTCGACGATGCGTTGCAGATTCACGAATCGACGCGGGCCTCGCCCAAGTCAATGCTCGACGCTTACTTCTTGCGGGCTCGCATCCACCGCAAAGAAGGTAATAAATCCGAAGCTCTCGCCGATCTGCGCAAAGCCATCAACAGCGCCGAAGAAGTCCGCGTCCGTAGCGCCGGCGCCGAACATGAACGGGCCGATGCTTTTGAGGAGAGTCTTGAAGTTTTTGAATGCATGCTAACGTGGCAATTCGAACAAGGAGCCGCAGCCGATCTCGATGAGTGCCTGACGGTCATCGATCGCTGCCGCGCTCGTTCGCTGATCGACGAGCTCAACTGCAGCGGCTCCGATTTGTTCGCAGCCCGTTCGCCGGAAGAGAAAAAGCAATTCGCCGATCGAACCAGCCAACTGCAAAGCGAAATCGCCCGGCTCGAAAAACAGCTCACGCCGTCGCTCAGCCAGCAAGAACAAGAAACGATCGCCGCGAAAATCTCCGCCACTCGCGATCAACTCTATGCCCTTCATCGCGAAGCTCGCACGTCGAGCGAAGTCTATCGCCGATTGCTGTCGGCTTCGACTTCCACCACGCATCTGCGGCAATTTCAGCGAACGCTGCGCGACCAAAAAGGATTGGCCCTCGTCTTTTTCGCCGGCGAAACTCATTCCTATATTCTGTGCATCGATGGCAGCTCGGCCGAACTGCACGAACTGAAACTTGATGAGACACAAGCCCAAGCGCTCGGCACGAAAGCAGGCATTCTGCATCACGAAGCGATTCAAAAAGTAATGCTGGGGAGCGCGGCCAACAAGTATCGCGACGGCATGCTCTTTAAACTGCAAAACCGCAAGGAAGCGAGCGGCTTGTATGCCGATCTGCGCGTGCTGTGGGATGTGCTCGTGCCCGCGAAGTATCGCGAGAAGCTGCTGACCAACGGCTATGAATCGTGGGTCGTTGTACCCGACGGTGCGATCTGTCTGTGTCCGTTCGAAGCTCTCGTGACCGACAATGAAGGCGAAGTGAAGTTCGCTCTCGATTCCTGCCCACCGATCACCTACACGCCTTCGATCAACGTTTTCACCACGCTCCGGCGAAACGCAGCCGCGATGACCAAGGCTGCCTCGCCAGCCGTCCTGTCGGTCAGCCGGCCGCAGACCTCAGCCCTGACGGCGATGGTCGCCAGTTCGCGTGGCAGTTCGCTGACGGCCGGTGAACGCTTCCGCTCCGCCGGCGGACAACTGGCTGATCTGCCGCACACCGAACTCGAATCGAACTGGCTCTGCCAATGGCTCGGCAAAGTCGGTTTTGCCGCAACGAAACTAACCGGCCCGCAAGCGACCGAAGATGCCGTGCGAAAATCGATCGTCGGCAAACAGCTGATTCACTTCGCCTGCCACGGCCTGGTCGATAATCGCAATGGCAACTTCTTCGGCGCGCTTGCCTTAGCAAAACCAGCCGACGGCAGTGTCGGCACGAGTGACGGCTATCTCACGCTGGCCGAAATCTATTCCCTCGA
- a CDS encoding Gfo/Idh/MocA family protein — MAKTYRVAVIGHTGKGNWGHGVDTVWFKVPQTEIVAVADADEKGLEAAAKRLKAPKTFADYRTMLTEVKPDIVAICPRWLDQHRDMCLAAAAIGAHMYMEKPFCRTPAEADEIIKACEKADVKLALAHQTRYSPKLQVIKDLIDDGKLGTLLELRGRGKEDKRGGGEDLWVLGSHVFNLIHYFGGDPKWCFARVEEGGQPVGKEHVKPGNEGIGPLAGDSVSAIYGLDSGAKAYFASQRDALGNRFGLQIYGSKGVVEILTGSLPSASFLADPAWSPGRSKVEWQPITSQGVGVAETMTDGGLDAGNIMAVVDLLQAIEEDRHPECSMYEGRTTIEMISAVFESHRVKAPVSLPLKTRENPLSLI, encoded by the coding sequence ATGGCGAAAACGTATCGCGTCGCGGTGATCGGGCACACGGGCAAAGGAAATTGGGGGCACGGCGTCGACACGGTGTGGTTCAAAGTGCCACAGACCGAAATCGTCGCCGTGGCCGATGCCGACGAGAAGGGGCTCGAAGCTGCAGCGAAGCGGCTGAAAGCGCCGAAGACGTTTGCCGATTACCGCACCATGCTGACGGAAGTGAAGCCCGACATTGTTGCCATTTGCCCTCGCTGGCTTGATCAGCATCGCGACATGTGCCTCGCCGCTGCGGCGATCGGCGCGCACATGTATATGGAGAAGCCGTTCTGCCGCACGCCTGCCGAGGCCGATGAGATCATCAAGGCTTGCGAGAAGGCCGATGTGAAATTGGCCCTCGCGCATCAAACGCGGTACAGCCCGAAGCTGCAGGTCATTAAGGACCTGATCGACGACGGCAAGCTCGGCACTCTGCTCGAACTTCGCGGCCGCGGCAAGGAAGACAAACGCGGTGGCGGCGAAGATCTGTGGGTCCTCGGCAGCCATGTGTTCAATCTCATCCATTACTTCGGCGGCGATCCGAAGTGGTGCTTTGCCCGCGTCGAGGAAGGTGGCCAACCGGTCGGCAAGGAACACGTCAAACCGGGCAACGAAGGAATCGGCCCGCTCGCCGGCGACAGCGTCTCGGCGATCTACGGCCTCGACAGCGGCGCGAAGGCCTACTTCGCCAGCCAGCGCGACGCCCTCGGCAACCGCTTCGGCCTGCAGATCTACGGCAGCAAGGGCGTCGTCGAAATCCTGACCGGTTCGCTGCCGAGTGCGAGTTTCCTCGCCGATCCCGCCTGGTCCCCCGGCCGCAGCAAAGTCGAGTGGCAACCCATCACGTCGCAAGGCGTCGGCGTCGCCGAAACGATGACCGACGGCGGCCTCGATGCCGGCAACATCATGGCCGTCGTCGATCTGCTGCAAGCGATCGAAGAAGACCGCCATCCCGAATGCAGCATGTACGAAGGGCGCACGACGATCGAAATGATCAGCGCGGTGTTTGAATCGCACCGTGTCAAAGCGCCGGTGAGTTTGCCGCTGAAGACGCGGGAGAATCCGCTGTCGCTGATTTAA
- the motA gene encoding flagellar motor stator protein MotA, producing the protein MIVIVGFIIVIGCVLGGFSMAGGHVGALWHPSEVVTIGGAALGALVVMSPKKVLIDLVKGCIASLKGSPFGKKSYEELFCSMYEVFRLVRRNGLLTLESHLADLHHSSIFSKYKLISHNHHVSEFIVGAFAPVMDGSATPERLAQMMDMQLAKMEEEHHYPISVLQKTADGLPGFGIVAAVLGIVITMGHINGPVEEIGHKVGAALVGTFLGILLSYGFFAPMVTKLEFMGHEELAFFKTIAALVQGFVSDLPPKVCMEMARRGLGAEVKPTAEQMEALLKSVEQAGG; encoded by the coding sequence ATGATCGTCATCGTCGGTTTTATCATCGTTATCGGTTGCGTTCTCGGCGGCTTTTCCATGGCCGGTGGGCACGTCGGTGCGCTGTGGCATCCGTCCGAAGTCGTGACCATCGGTGGTGCGGCCCTCGGCGCTCTCGTCGTGATGTCGCCCAAGAAGGTGCTCATCGACCTTGTGAAGGGCTGCATCGCGTCGCTCAAGGGAAGCCCCTTCGGGAAGAAATCCTACGAAGAGCTGTTCTGTTCGATGTATGAGGTGTTTCGCCTCGTACGCCGCAATGGTTTGCTTACGCTCGAGTCGCATCTCGCCGATCTGCATCACAGCAGCATCTTTAGCAAATACAAACTCATCTCGCACAACCATCACGTCAGTGAGTTTATTGTCGGTGCGTTTGCGCCGGTGATGGACGGCAGCGCGACGCCCGAGCGTCTCGCGCAGATGATGGACATGCAACTCGCGAAGATGGAAGAAGAACATCATTACCCGATCAGCGTGCTGCAGAAGACGGCGGACGGTTTGCCGGGGTTCGGAATCGTGGCGGCGGTGCTCGGTATCGTGATCACGATGGGTCACATCAACGGCCCAGTGGAAGAGATTGGTCACAAGGTGGGTGCGGCCCTCGTCGGTACGTTCCTCGGGATTTTGCTTTCGTACGGCTTCTTTGCGCCGATGGTGACGAAGCTCGAATTCATGGGTCACGAAGAACTCGCGTTCTTCAAAACGATCGCCGCGCTCGTGCAAGGATTTGTGAGCGATCTGCCGCCGAAGGTTTGTATGGAAATGGCTCGTCGTGGTTTGGGCGCCGAAGTGAAGCCGACCGCGGAGCAGATGGAAGCGCTGCTGAAGTCAGTGGAACAAGCAGGCGGGTAG
- a CDS encoding acyl-CoA dehydrogenase family protein, whose translation MKRDAANYSADRSPVYRMLWGPVEAEQQELFAPTVDAVPQHIQEVMDRSSETLLTFRANDQLRGADGKHSQQVISALGLARYWGLLVEREFGGSQCELRHFLPFLTQAAVIDAPLAGLAAVHGCIGAVDPLQEFGNRSQASTYLPDLATGTRLSAFASTEPGAGSDLRAIQMTAVRTADGFALTGRKAFITNLAPGRTIGMLCKLEGQAAVFVFTLPDQENEHFRFIPNPLHPLKRTHNSGMELSNFPVEAVSLLAPPAGKDGRAIVFHGLNRGRAAICALAAGHLRVILAGMIAWAKQRSVQGRMLADLELIQARCGQIGALIVGCDAMAQWCGSLLDAGYRGELECIIAKVFASEAVKHAAFNLALPTHGGRFFLQGHASGDMAYDYLAPCIYEGENDLLRLALVHNLAKSPPRNFGRAGRLRIIREQLKAGKLRQPEMIAVSRRIESIVVSTVAQSALAAQPVELRPAYHLLHKLLFSNSFSADHAAEEIDLGRQVIEHDLFRLGDAPAFADPLCRE comes from the coding sequence ATGAAACGAGATGCAGCCAACTACTCAGCCGATCGGAGCCCGGTTTATCGAATGCTGTGGGGCCCCGTCGAAGCAGAGCAGCAAGAACTGTTTGCGCCGACGGTGGACGCCGTGCCGCAGCACATCCAGGAAGTAATGGACCGCTCGAGTGAAACGCTTCTCACGTTCCGCGCGAATGACCAATTGCGTGGCGCCGATGGAAAACACAGCCAACAAGTTATCTCGGCGTTGGGTCTGGCGCGGTACTGGGGTTTGCTCGTCGAACGCGAATTCGGCGGCAGCCAATGCGAATTGCGACACTTTTTGCCGTTCCTCACGCAAGCTGCAGTCATCGATGCACCGCTCGCCGGACTCGCCGCGGTGCACGGATGCATTGGCGCTGTAGATCCATTGCAAGAGTTTGGCAATCGCTCGCAGGCATCGACCTACTTGCCGGATTTGGCAACCGGAACTCGGCTCTCGGCATTTGCTTCGACCGAGCCAGGCGCCGGCTCGGATCTGCGTGCAATTCAAATGACAGCAGTGAGAACGGCAGACGGCTTCGCGCTCACCGGCCGCAAAGCATTCATCACAAACCTTGCCCCTGGTCGCACGATTGGCATGCTTTGCAAGCTAGAGGGCCAGGCGGCCGTGTTTGTCTTCACGCTGCCGGATCAAGAGAACGAGCACTTTCGCTTTATTCCCAACCCACTTCATCCGCTGAAGCGCACACATAACAGCGGCATGGAGTTGAGCAACTTTCCGGTCGAGGCTGTTTCCCTGCTCGCTCCGCCGGCGGGCAAAGATGGCAGGGCGATTGTCTTTCATGGGCTGAATCGGGGTCGCGCGGCGATCTGCGCTCTTGCGGCGGGACATCTGCGCGTGATACTCGCCGGCATGATTGCTTGGGCCAAGCAGCGATCGGTGCAAGGAAGAATGTTGGCTGACCTCGAACTGATTCAAGCACGCTGCGGACAAATCGGCGCGCTCATCGTGGGTTGCGATGCTATGGCGCAGTGGTGCGGCAGTTTGCTCGATGCTGGTTATCGTGGTGAGCTGGAGTGCATCATCGCGAAGGTCTTCGCCAGCGAAGCTGTGAAACACGCTGCTTTTAACCTGGCCTTGCCGACGCATGGCGGAAGATTTTTTTTGCAAGGTCACGCATCCGGTGACATGGCGTATGACTATCTCGCGCCGTGCATTTACGAGGGAGAGAATGATCTGCTGCGACTTGCGCTGGTTCACAATCTGGCGAAGTCGCCGCCGCGAAACTTCGGCCGCGCGGGCCGGCTCAGGATAATTCGCGAACAACTCAAGGCTGGAAAGTTGCGGCAGCCGGAGATGATCGCCGTCAGTCGGCGGATTGAATCGATTGTCGTTTCGACGGTGGCACAATCAGCGCTGGCAGCACAACCAGTCGAACTGCGGCCTGCTTATCACTTGCTACACAAGCTGCTCTTCAGCAATTCTTTTTCGGCAGACCATGCTGCTGAAGAAATCGACCTCGGCCGCCAAGTCATCGAGCATGATCTCTTCCGTCTCGGCGATGCGCCTGCCTTTGCCGATCCGTTGTGTCGCGAATAA
- a CDS encoding addiction module protein codes for MSSLITALGIDRLTAAEQMQLARELLDSLAPEAESPPIPDSQRAELDRRVAAVETKTAKLSTWAEVEARVLARISS; via the coding sequence ATGTCATCCTTAATCACCGCTCTTGGCATCGATCGCCTGACTGCAGCCGAACAAATGCAACTTGCCCGAGAGCTACTCGATAGCCTGGCGCCGGAAGCCGAATCGCCACCTATACCAGATAGTCAGCGTGCCGAACTGGACCGAAGAGTTGCGGCCGTCGAAACAAAGACTGCGAAACTGTCCACTTGGGCGGAAGTTGAGGCCCGTGTGCTGGCAAGGATTTCGTCGTGA
- the cysD gene encoding sulfate adenylyltransferase subunit CysD yields the protein MTGYSLTHLKQLEAESIHIIREVAAEFENPVMLYSIGKDSACMVRLAQKAFYPAKPPFPLMHVDTTWKFREMYALRDNYVAKELGLKLIVHVNEDGVRQGINPITHGSKKHTDIMKTEGLKQALNKYRFDAAFGGARRDEEKSRAKERVFSFRDEFHRWDPKNQRPELWNLYNTKVNKNESIRVFPISNWTELDVWQYIHLENIPIVPLYFAKERPIVYRDGTMIMVDDDRLPLKEGEKPEMRKVRFRTLGCYPLSGAVDSNATTLPEIIQEMLLTTFSERQGRLIDSDEAGSMEKKKKEGYF from the coding sequence ATGACTGGTTACTCCCTCACGCACTTGAAGCAGCTCGAAGCGGAGAGCATTCACATCATCCGCGAGGTTGCTGCCGAGTTCGAAAACCCGGTGATGCTCTATTCGATCGGCAAGGACTCGGCGTGCATGGTCCGCCTGGCCCAGAAGGCGTTTTATCCCGCCAAACCGCCGTTCCCGCTGATGCACGTCGATACGACGTGGAAGTTTCGCGAGATGTACGCCCTGCGCGACAACTACGTTGCCAAGGAGCTGGGCCTGAAGCTGATCGTGCACGTCAACGAGGACGGCGTGCGACAAGGGATTAACCCAATTACGCACGGCAGCAAGAAGCACACTGATATCATGAAAACCGAGGGCTTGAAGCAAGCTCTCAACAAGTATCGCTTCGATGCGGCCTTTGGTGGTGCTCGCCGCGACGAAGAGAAGTCGCGGGCCAAGGAACGAGTCTTTTCGTTCCGCGATGAATTCCATCGCTGGGACCCGAAGAACCAACGGCCTGAATTGTGGAATCTCTACAACACCAAGGTCAACAAGAACGAAAGTATCCGCGTCTTCCCGATCTCGAACTGGACCGAACTCGACGTGTGGCAATACATCCACCTCGAGAACATTCCGATCGTGCCGCTGTACTTCGCGAAAGAGCGGCCCATCGTCTATCGCGATGGCACGATGATCATGGTTGACGACGACCGGCTACCGCTGAAGGAAGGCGAGAAGCCCGAAATGCGCAAAGTGCGATTCCGAACACTCGGTTGCTATCCGCTCTCGGGTGCCGTTGATTCGAACGCGACGACGTTGCCGGAGATCATTCAGGAAATGTTGCTAACGACGTTCTCGGAACGCCAAGGACGTTTGATCGACAGCGATGAAGCGGGGTCGATGGAGAAGAAGAAAAAAGAAGGGTACTTCTAA
- a CDS encoding type II toxin-antitoxin system RelE/ParE family toxin, whose product MKPIEVTDEAEEDLAAAAIWYEEQAVGLGVDFVIKAREAIQRVAVAPLLYPRVHGETRRAGVKRFPYGVFYRVVDFQIVVVAIFHDRLDPTLWQLR is encoded by the coding sequence GTGAAGCCCATTGAGGTTACCGACGAGGCTGAAGAGGATTTAGCCGCGGCCGCTATTTGGTACGAAGAGCAAGCCGTTGGTTTGGGCGTGGATTTTGTCATCAAGGCTCGCGAAGCGATTCAACGGGTTGCAGTGGCGCCGCTTCTCTATCCTCGAGTACACGGCGAAACAAGACGCGCTGGAGTAAAGCGATTCCCTTACGGAGTATTCTATCGCGTCGTTGATTTCCAAATCGTCGTGGTCGCGATCTTTCATGATCGTCTTGATCCAACGCTTTGGCAGTTGCGTTGA
- the cysN gene encoding sulfate adenylyltransferase subunit CysN produces the protein MSHQSALIASDINEYLAQHERKEILRFITCGSVDDGKSTLIGRLFYEAKMIYEDQLSAITKDSARYGTTGGEPDLALFTDGLQEEREQGITIDVAYRYFSTDKRKFIIADTPGHKQYTRNMATGASTADLAIILIDARHGVLEQTKRHSFIVSLLGIKHIVVAINKMDIVDYKQEVFEKIKADYTEFASRLDLPHVHFMPISALKGENVVEPSKFMPWYQGQPLMPLLETVYIGSDRNLEDLRLPVQLVLRPNLDFRGFSGTIASGILRKGDEIMTLPSRKTSRVKSIVTYDGELNEAFAPQSITVTLEDEIDSSRGDMLVRPGNVPRVDNKFEAMVVWMSEGAMVPGKQYLFKQTSRVVPGMVGTLRYKVDVNTLHRQDAPTLELNEIGRCQITLSQPICFDAYKRNRSTGSFIVIDRLTNATVAAGMILDRSGDGHKDHWDDEPASTHLHAEKSKVTETERANRLGQKPATVLLTGLTGAGKTTIAYALERRLFDEGRSAVVLDGQNMRRGISKDLGFTASERSENLRRSSEVAKLFNESGVIVLAAFLAPEEAIRTKVGDAIGRDKFIVVHLDAPLEVCRQRDTEGHYALADKGEVTLPNYEPPVKPDLKLATDKLKVSECVEKIMELLQTKGFI, from the coding sequence ATGTCGCACCAGTCGGCTTTGATCGCTTCGGACATCAACGAATACCTCGCTCAACATGAGCGCAAGGAGATTTTGCGCTTCATCACCTGCGGATCGGTTGATGACGGCAAGAGCACGCTCATCGGCCGGTTGTTCTACGAAGCCAAGATGATCTACGAAGATCAACTCTCGGCGATCACCAAGGACTCGGCCCGCTACGGCACGACCGGCGGTGAGCCAGACCTGGCTCTCTTCACCGATGGTTTGCAGGAAGAACGCGAGCAGGGAATCACGATCGACGTCGCCTATCGGTATTTCTCCACCGACAAACGCAAATTCATCATCGCCGATACACCGGGGCACAAGCAGTACACTCGCAACATGGCGACCGGCGCCTCGACGGCGGACCTGGCCATTATTTTGATCGACGCTCGCCACGGCGTGCTGGAGCAGACCAAGCGGCACTCGTTCATCGTGTCGTTGCTCGGTATCAAGCACATCGTTGTCGCCATCAATAAGATGGACATCGTCGACTATAAGCAAGAAGTCTTCGAAAAAATCAAAGCCGATTACACCGAGTTCGCATCGCGGCTTGATTTGCCGCACGTTCACTTCATGCCGATCAGCGCGCTGAAAGGCGAGAACGTCGTCGAGCCGAGCAAGTTCATGCCGTGGTACCAGGGCCAGCCCCTCATGCCGTTGCTCGAGACGGTTTATATCGGTTCCGATCGCAACCTCGAAGATCTCCGTCTGCCGGTGCAACTTGTGCTGCGGCCGAATCTCGATTTCCGCGGTTTCAGCGGCACGATTGCGTCGGGCATCCTCCGCAAGGGTGACGAAATCATGACGCTGCCGTCGCGCAAGACGAGTCGCGTGAAGAGCATCGTCACGTACGACGGCGAACTCAACGAAGCCTTTGCCCCGCAGTCGATCACCGTCACGCTCGAAGACGAAATCGACTCGAGCCGCGGCGACATGTTGGTCCGACCCGGCAATGTGCCGCGCGTCGACAACAAATTCGAAGCCATGGTCGTGTGGATGTCGGAAGGGGCGATGGTTCCCGGCAAGCAGTACCTCTTCAAACAAACGTCGCGCGTGGTCCCCGGCATGGTCGGCACGTTGCGCTACAAGGTCGATGTCAACACGCTCCACCGCCAAGATGCGCCGACACTTGAGCTCAACGAAATCGGCCGTTGCCAGATCACGCTCTCGCAGCCGATCTGCTTCGACGCTTACAAACGCAACCGCTCGACCGGTTCGTTCATCGTCATCGATCGTCTGACCAACGCAACCGTCGCAGCAGGGATGATTCTCGATCGCTCGGGCGATGGCCACAAAGACCATTGGGACGACGAACCAGCTTCGACTCACCTACATGCCGAGAAGAGCAAGGTAACGGAAACTGAACGGGCCAATCGCCTCGGCCAAAAACCGGCCACCGTGCTGCTCACTGGTTTGACCGGCGCCGGCAAGACGACGATCGCTTACGCCCTCGAACGTCGCTTGTTCGACGAAGGCCGTTCCGCCGTCGTCCTCGACGGCCAAAACATGCGCCGCGGCATTAGCAAGGACCTCGGTTTCACGGCCAGCGAACGAAGTGAAAATCTCCGCCGCAGCAGCGAAGTGGCCAAGCTCTTCAACGAATCCGGTGTGATCGTCCTCGCCGCGTTCCTCGCGCCCGAAGAAGCCATCCGCACCAAGGTTGGCGATGCCATCGGCCGCGACAAGTTCATCGTGGTCCATCTCGATGCCCCGCTCGAAGTCTGTCGCCAACGCGACACTGAAGGTCACTACGCTCTCGCCGACAAGGGCGAAGTCACGCTACCGAACTACGAACCGCCGGTGAAGCCGGATCTGAAGCTAGCGACCGACAAACTGAAGGTCAGCGAATGCGTCGAGAAAATTATGGAGTTGCTGCAAACCAAAGGATTTATCTAA